A portion of the Cherax quadricarinatus isolate ZL_2023a chromosome 21, ASM3850222v1, whole genome shotgun sequence genome contains these proteins:
- the LOC128689035 gene encoding dopamine D2-like receptor — MSPTLYPPPSPPSPSAGLVASGVPTGLKALAQTLPVLQVPNSKFEEEDDSGEVTYRGGVVNGKEELATVASNNAVTSVITEVFSMCLEFDNCTTDLPEPVADNCTANCTVEDPIHTQRNYWTLLLLLFPVFTVFGNILVLMSVYKERSLQTVTNYFIVSLAVADLLLASIVMPFAVYYLVGHIDGFIIER; from the coding sequence ATGTCACCCACATTGTACCCACCTCCTTCCCCGCCTTCCCCATCAGCGGGGCTGGTGGCCTCGGGAGTGCCCACGGGGCTTAAGGCCCTGGCGCAGACGCTGCCAGTGCTGCAGGTGCCAAACTCCAAGTTCGAGGAGGAAGATGACTCCGGAGAGGTGACGTACCGCGGTGGCGTCGTCAACGGCAAGGAAGAACTGGCCACTGTGGCCTCAAATAACGCAGTCACCTCCGTCATCACTGAGGTCTTCAGCATGTGTCTCGAGTTCGACAACTGCACCACCGACCTGCCGGAGCCCGTCGCCGACAATTGCACCGCCAACTGTACCGTCGAGGACCCCATCCACACGCAGAGGAACTACTGGACGCTTCTCCTGCTCCTCTTTCCCGTCTTTACCGTCTTCGGCAATATACTGGTGCTTATGTCCGTGTACAAGGAACGCTCGCTTCAGACCGTTACCAACTACTTCATTGTGTCGCTGGCTGTAGCCGACCTTCTCCTCGCCTCCATCGTCATGCCCTTCGCCGTCTACTATCTGGTAGGTCACATCGATGGGTTCATTATCGAAAGGTAA